The following coding sequences lie in one Gemmatimonadota bacterium genomic window:
- a CDS encoding CDP-paratose 2-epimerase, producing MSTVVSVQRLAGGKKGARLRLVADVQLAAEPEPLFTLLSDPRELNGLTPDWFHLDFLDPLPDRIGLGTRLRYRLRARRLRWRWESWIDHWEPVRRFSYVQSRGPYRTFWHDHRFDPVPGGTRVRDVVDYAVWGGRPVNGLLVEPWLRDIFTYRGQRLADRFGEL from the coding sequence ATGTCGACGGTCGTCTCCGTGCAACGCCTGGCAGGGGGCAAGAAGGGTGCCCGGCTCCGCCTCGTTGCCGATGTGCAACTGGCGGCCGAGCCCGAGCCCCTGTTCACGCTGCTTTCCGACCCACGGGAGCTGAACGGGCTCACTCCGGACTGGTTCCACCTGGACTTCCTGGACCCGCTGCCTGACCGGATCGGCCTGGGCACTCGGCTCCGCTACCGCCTACGCGCGCGGCGCCTGCGCTGGAGGTGGGAGAGTTGGATCGACCACTGGGAGCCGGTGCGTCGCTTCAGCTACGTCCAGTCCCGGGGGCCGTACCGTACCTTCTGGCACGACCACCGCTTCGACCCGGTCCCGGGTGGGACCCGGGTCCGCGATGTGGTGGACTACGCGGTGTGGGGAGGCAGGCCCGTGAACGGTCTGCTGGTGGAGCCCTGGCTGCGGGACATCTTCACCTACCGGGGGCAGCGCCTAGCCGATCGATTCGGGGAGCTCTGA